In Arthrobacter citreus, a genomic segment contains:
- a CDS encoding SDR family NAD(P)-dependent oxidoreductase, translating into MVSKTIVITGASDGIGAAAARRLARDGHQVLVVGRSPERTAAVAADTGGHYILADFADLNSVRNLAAEILQRFPRIDVLANNAGAIFGRERQVTADGHEMTFQVNYLAPFLLTRLLTDRLLESRGTVISTSSSANLMARVDLDDLEQEKKYKPFRAYATTKLEQILFTGEFDRRYRSHGATATAFHPGFVGSSFLNGQGPLLRAAFRSPLRRVVPTPETGSRTLVYLAEGTPGEDYETGRYYRRNKVARPNRQAGDGVLTLQLWNRSVAMLER; encoded by the coding sequence GTGGTTTCCAAGACGATTGTCATTACCGGCGCAAGCGACGGGATTGGTGCGGCTGCGGCCCGGCGGCTGGCCAGGGACGGTCACCAGGTTCTGGTGGTGGGCCGCTCACCGGAGCGGACCGCCGCCGTGGCAGCCGACACGGGCGGGCACTACATCCTGGCCGACTTCGCAGACCTGAACAGCGTCCGGAATCTCGCCGCGGAAATCCTGCAGCGCTTTCCCCGCATAGATGTGCTGGCCAACAACGCCGGAGCCATCTTCGGCAGGGAACGGCAGGTCACCGCGGACGGGCATGAGATGACCTTTCAAGTGAACTACCTCGCCCCTTTCCTGCTGACCCGGCTGTTGACGGACCGGCTGCTGGAATCCCGGGGAACGGTCATCAGCACCTCCAGTTCCGCAAACCTGATGGCGCGCGTGGACCTGGATGACCTGGAACAGGAAAAGAAGTACAAGCCCTTCCGCGCCTATGCAACCACCAAACTCGAGCAGATCCTCTTCACCGGGGAATTTGACCGGCGCTACCGCTCGCACGGAGCCACCGCCACGGCCTTTCACCCGGGGTTCGTGGGCTCCAGCTTTCTGAACGGGCAGGGACCGCTGCTGCGCGCTGCCTTCCGATCGCCCCTGCGCCGGGTGGTTCCGACACCGGAGACCGGCTCCCGGACACTCGTGTACCTCGCCGAGGGAACTCCCGGAGAGGACTATGAAACGGGCAGGTACTACCGGCGGAACAAGGTGGCCCGCCCCAACCGGCAGGCCGGTGACGGAGTGCTCACCCTGCAGCTGTGGAACCGGAGCGTGGCGATGCTGGAGCGCTGA
- a CDS encoding bile acid:sodium symporter family protein, with amino-acid sequence MSSHPATTAPKSPRPAEERSARVAVTVFPLLILTGGAVALFFPEPFTAAGLSAYVNPGLMLIMFGMGLTLTMPDFALVIRQPLPVLLGVIAQYMIMPLIGVAVAWALQLSPELAAGVILVGCAPGGTASNVVTYLARGNLALSVAMTSVSTLLSPILTPLLALWLANRYMSVDAGAMALSIVQIVLIPVVLGLVVRYLVPKLVDRVLPVLPWVSVLAITFVVIAVVSGSAEAIFTAGWLILLAVVLHNGLGLGLGYGAAKLFRQPIPARRTMAIEVGMQNSGLAAGLAKDYFTPEAALPAAVFSVWHNVSGALMAAFWRRRPTS; translated from the coding sequence ATGTCCTCCCACCCTGCCACCACAGCTCCCAAAAGCCCCCGACCGGCCGAGGAGCGCAGCGCCCGCGTTGCCGTTACCGTCTTTCCCCTGCTGATCCTCACCGGGGGAGCAGTGGCGCTGTTTTTCCCGGAGCCGTTCACCGCAGCCGGATTATCCGCCTACGTCAATCCGGGCCTGATGCTGATCATGTTCGGCATGGGCCTGACCCTGACGATGCCGGACTTCGCCCTGGTGATCCGACAGCCGCTGCCCGTGCTGCTCGGCGTCATCGCGCAGTACATGATCATGCCGCTTATCGGCGTCGCTGTGGCCTGGGCGTTGCAGCTCAGCCCCGAGCTCGCCGCCGGCGTCATCCTGGTGGGCTGTGCACCGGGCGGAACGGCCTCCAACGTGGTCACCTACCTGGCGCGGGGAAACCTGGCGCTCTCCGTGGCCATGACCTCGGTGTCCACCCTTCTCTCGCCCATCCTCACGCCGCTGCTGGCGCTGTGGCTCGCCAACCGCTACATGTCAGTGGACGCAGGCGCCATGGCCCTGTCCATCGTCCAGATTGTGCTGATTCCCGTGGTGCTGGGGCTGGTGGTCCGCTATCTGGTCCCGAAACTGGTGGACCGTGTGCTGCCGGTGCTGCCGTGGGTTTCGGTTCTTGCCATCACCTTTGTGGTCATCGCCGTGGTGTCGGGAAGCGCGGAGGCCATCTTTACCGCCGGCTGGTTGATCCTGCTGGCCGTGGTGCTGCACAACGGCCTTGGGCTGGGGCTGGGGTACGGCGCGGCCAAACTGTTCCGGCAGCCCATTCCCGCACGGCGCACCATGGCCATTGAAGTGGGCATGCAAAACTCGGGACTGGCGGCCGGTTTGGCGAAGGACTATTTCACGCCGGAGGCGGCCCTGCCCGCCGCGGTATTCTCGGTGTGGCACAACGTCTCCGGCGCCCTGATGGCAGCCTTCTGGCGCCGCCGGCCCACGAGCTAG